The stretch of DNA CCTCCAGGGCTGTGTCTGTGCTGTGAGAGCAGCCTTTGCAGGGATGTGGATTGAAGGAAAGAGCAGATTGTCCCACAGGTCTTGTTCCTGACAGAACCAGTTCAGTGTGTGCGTGCCTATGTGTGCACCTACAAAGCATATGTAACTTTTTTAGTCGCGAGGCATCCAGGACTGCCTATCGTGCCCAGCTCTCAGATCCAAATTCCAGGCAGATTTTGGACTTGTAACTGCAAGCACTTGTGCCCCATTGCCCAACCCCCTCTGCTTTAGAAGGCATCATTGGAGCCAGCAGCAGTTCGCTACACACAACCTACCTGGAGATCAGCAGAGATGCTGAAAGGCTGCAATGTATGAACCTAGCAGTACCTGCGTGGAGGGGGGGAGCGGGTGTCGAGCAGCCAGGCAGTGCTGAGCGTGGGACATTATTAGGTATGGGACAAGATCAGCCTTAGGAAACGTGAGCAATAGCTTTCAGCATGTTGCAGCCCTGGGATTCAGAGAACTGATGCATGCCAGGGTTTCTGTGAAGTTCACCAGTGCATGGAAAAAGGCTGTGAAGTGCTGTCAAGCCAGGGGTAGAGGCTGTTTGTGGCAAACAGCATATTCATCGCTGTGTTTGCAATTCTACTACAAGTGTTGGCACCACTACCCTTAACTGACCCCTCACTGGGGAGGCCCCAGTGAGGTGCCACTGGTTCTCTTCTCCCCTAGCAGTGCTTTTGATCTCTGGGCAGGAATAGGCAGGGGAGCAACTGTTAGCTGGCACCTTTGCCTCTACTCTCTGCTGGGGACTCATCTTTCCATCCTGTCACTGCCTTATGCGACCACTCAGCCACTGTGTGACAGGTATACCAGGGGTCAAAATCTCCGTGTTCACCTGCTTGTAGGTGAGCCCCAGGGCGGCAGCCAGCTCCCGGATCTGCTGGGGGCTGAGGTACTTCTGGCTCTGGAACCGCTGGTGCAAGGTTTGCAGCTGCTCCTTGGAGAAAGCCGTGCGGCTCTTGGCTTTCCTCACCCCCTCCATGCCATCTTCTCTGCCCTTCTGAGACTTAGCCGTAGGCTGTGGGGACGAGGATGCCGAATGTGGACTGGTGGCTGAATCTGGTGTGAATTGGCTGAAATTCCCAGAACTGGACGAAGCTGGGGatacttctggaagaaaaaaagacaatgggAAAAGATATACAAGACATAATGGGACATGCTGTATGGGTATGAGcatgctccctgcctgctgtagAGCTCCCTGCCTACCAGACAGGGGCTTTCTTGAAGCAAACGCTTGTTGTCACCCTCCTTCCTTCATGGACCTGTGAGCACAGACAGGCCCGCTGGCAGCAAGCAGCTTCCCAGCTCAGCCCTCCAGGATGCCAGTGGCTCCCTTTTGCCAGGTGGAAAactcagggcagggaggggagaatgGTGCACATTGGCTCACAGTGTCACTATCCTCCTCCCGAAGGCCCCCGCGATATTTTAGTCTCAGTGTGGTGTAAAAAGGCCTGGTCATGACTGCAAGCGTAGCTTTGGGTTGGTGACCGGGCTCCCCAAAACTGCCTGCCCAGCAATCTCGAGGCACTTGATAGACAGTGGCAAAGCAACAGCCGACCAGGGCGTACGGTGGGGCAGAGCAATCGGTGCTTACAGTGATGGGGTGGCAGGTGGAGAGCATCAGTCAGGCTTTGGATATTGGCTCACTCGTGTTCGCCTGTGGCTCCCACCACAGACCATCCCACTACGGGCAACACGCGTGTAGATGGAGGGACCTGTTCTGCTGAGGGGGGCTTCTGGCAAGAGAAGAATGAAGGAGAGAAATGTGACGTGgaagtggggagggggagaggaaaggtggaTGTGTGGGACAGGTGAGAAGAGTCAGTAATCCTGTAccagggacatgggggacaaAATTCAAGAGTGCAGAGGAAGGTGTCCAAGCCCCTTCTCATTTGTCCTGGTACATGTCTTAAGGGGACTCTGTTGAGGACAAAGTCGAGATAAAGATCTAAAGGAAAAACTTCCGAAACAATCGGCTACCAGTCCAGACAAAAGCTGCCAAGATGCAAAGTCACTCAGGCTGCCTGAATAGGAAAATGCTAACAAGAGAGATTACCCCAGCACccttctgtcaggtgcctggtCGCTGGGGTCTGTGAGAGGCTGAGACATTTTCAGGCCAGCCGTGACTGAAGGGCTGCGATGCCagtcttccccctgccccataaCTGCAATGATAAATCTgtccacccctccttcctccagctgctcctcTGCAAACCCTTCTGCATGGCCCATCCCCTCTCCTCCTACTGACATTTCAGGAGAGAGGAGGTGCAGTGAATGGGGCAGTGCCATTTTCAGTACTCACCCTCTGACTATTGAGCCCAACCAAGAGCTCCCAATCTCCTTCCTAGTCACCCTAAGAGCTGTGACTGAAGCCCACCGAGACACCCTCCTCAACCTCCCGAATGTATGTCCAACGCAAAGTACTGACGCCCTCCTGAGGAATGGGCTCCCCATCCACCCTACCAAACCCTTCCTCCTTCTGTCCCAAGGTGAGAGGCTACTAAGCAATCACTCAAAAGCCTGGAAGTGTTGCTGGGCCTCAGAAAGGTGGCCATGTCTGTGGTACCCTCCTGACAGAGGCACAAGTGTCTTTGTGGTGCCTGCCACACTAGGGTTGCCTGCTCTTGGCTATTTCCTATGCCTGGGAGATGATAACCACTCAGAGCATGGGCTATGTGAAGGGGCAGGTGTGTAGTGGGGCAGGTTTctggtgctggggagcagagccaggaggatTACGAAGGGATTCTGCCTACAAGGAGAAAGGGGCTGTCAACAGAAGAGGTGCAAGGGCCCGAGGTGTTATGTGCACGGGGGGTAGACTGCAGAGCCTGAGAGGAAGCTGAACATCTGTGCACGGGCAGCTAAAATTTTGTGTGGTACCACAGGATACTTGGTTCCTACAGGCTGCGCAGTAAAAACCTTACAGGTAGGAAATGAGCATGCTGAGAACGTGGGCTTGGAAAACAGGAAAGTCTTCTGTTAGACAGGAACCACAGCAAGACACCGTAGACCTACAGCTCCCACGTGTTCCTGCTCAGCCTGTCACCCCAAACCGCCATGTAATCTACCACCTGCAGCTCGAGCGCAAGACAAAGGTGCTCCCTCTCCCATGAGAAGAgagtgaaggaaaaaggaagcaagaaaCACAAACAGCAGTGCAACAGACATAAACGTGAAAAACCTCAGACAGACCCACTCCCACAAGCCCTTGACATCTGCAGGCGTTTGCTTCCATGACTGGGCTCCCTCTGTAGAGAGAGGCACCAGAGCAGAGTGTTTGAAGACAGATTTTAAGTCTATATGCCAGCCCCATTGTGGGCACGAATGAGTcaagctgcctgctgcctctgtgGAGCAGGCAGCATGCAGAGAACCTAAGCCTTTCTCCAAACTACATGGCAAGTAGCCACGTGCCAAGTAGCCACTAGCCACTCGCTCTGCCCGAGCCTGTAGCTCTCTATGGCATCTGACAGCTTGGAACCGACCGTTACCCTGCTGACCGTACAACGGGGCTGGGCAAAAACCTGCTTTCATCAGCTATTCTATTGCCACTCACTGGAGCGGGAGAGGAATGGCAGGACCAGAAAATGCCACCGTGGTGCGGCCTGGACTTTTTTGCAAAGAGGGAAAGGCAAGGCAACAAGAGCACGGAAAGTAGAGGGAAATAAGGAGAGGAAAATGGCAAATGGAAAGAAGCAGAGAGTAACAACGCTGGATTTAAAGGGAGCAGATTTCCTGGCACAGGGATTCAGAGCTTGCCTTGGCTCAAGTTTAATGAGCACGTGAAGGGGGCGAGGAGTTTGTAAGGGGACGCGGGATGCCACGAGCAGAATTACCTGCAGGATTTGTTTCTCTCCTTAGCACACGACAGCATTTGCCTAAAAGGAGGCCCAGACGCTCCTGCCCCGAGAACCATGAACTTCCATGAGAGCACGCTGTCACACTGCCCGtcagcctgcagcacagccctgccagcGCCCGGCCTCTCCCAGGCTCTGGTGAGGTTTAGGAAACCGGTTCACGGTCACCAAAGAGAAGTAGCGCGGCAAGGTGGTGTGACTGCCCAAGGTCACCCATCCTCCTTGCCCACCACCTCACGCTTTGCCCAGCTCACACATTAGGAAAccaaggcagggagggagaaaaattCGCCCAAGGTGGTTAAGCGAGCGGCTGACCGGGGACCGCAGGTATCCCGGGGATCGGCTCTAGGATTTAGCTGAAGGGCCTTACCTGccatctgcctcttccctcctACCTCCGGAGACTGGCTGGCACCGGCGGCTGCCGCTGGCCCACCCGAGGTGGGGGTATGTCCTGCCTCCCCCGCCGAGTTCCAGTAAAATTCCAGGTACCCCATGCCAGTCCCGCTGGGGTAAGGCTGGTAGGGGGGCAGAGCCAGGTGCGCACACATGGCGGGCAGAGGAAGGGCTGGCTCCCCCACCTTCTAATGGATGTCACcttcactggggggggggggggggggcaggtctCAGCGGCAAGCTGAGGTAGCCCCGAAGTGTAGACAGGCAGTTACCTTTATAGCCGGCTATACCCTGCCCGGGACAGCAATATTCACCATGGCCCGCTCCTCCGGGCTCTTTGTCATGTTAAAGAGGCTGATTGGTGGggtggggacagagctggggggggggggggggggggggggagaaagccaCACATGGCATCAGGACTAAAATATGTCCCCTCTGAATTCTTCCCATTCTGCAGGTTCCTCAGTCACACCTGAGCAGGGGTCTGATCCAGAGCCCCGGGAAACGTCCTCCTGCTTGTTTCTTTGGGCTCAGCTCGAGTTGTCCTGTCACAAAATAACCCCGTGAGTGCAGACAACCTTAGAAGACAGCCTCTCACTGCGCTGGGAGAGCAAATCCCAACCAATGTCCATCACATGGGAGCTGACAGGAGGTAGATCTGGTGCTGAGCTGCTCAGTACCGTGCCGGCCAAGCCCAAGCCCTGGCTCCACGTTATGGGGAGGGTTCTGAGACCTTTGCTTTGTGGCTTGTGTCACATTGACACCCCCCCAAGACACCCCCCCCAGGCACACACCCTCCGAACCTGCACTTCCCACACTCCTGGTGCAGATGGCAGAGACggagcaaggaggaaaaaaccaaataagGATCAGACCTGGGGGCTagaacctaattttttttttgaaactgagAAGGGATTTCCTTCACAGAGGCTTTTGA from Harpia harpyja isolate bHarHar1 chromosome 6, bHarHar1 primary haplotype, whole genome shotgun sequence encodes:
- the LOC128143650 gene encoding homeobox protein NANOG-like; this translates as MCAHLALPPYQPYPSGTGMGYLEFYWNSAGEAGHTPTSGGPAAAAGASQSPEVGGKRQMAEVSPASSSSGNFSQFTPDSATSPHSASSSPQPTAKSQKGREDGMEGVRKAKSRTAFSKEQLQTLHQRFQSQKYLSPQQIRELAAALGLTYKQVKTWFQNRRMKLKRCQKHSLWTERAQCLTQGGFQPSTYLDVHPKFHQGYPITAANNIQTVPPPRQHYGAGQNAYTIVTSEDGGVFGKGGGTCSVQQTVGFIAQHKVDFYHSCPGSVEYPSTKAGDGCNFHHSATMGAPFPTAAGHHLYHS